The following are encoded in a window of Roseivirga misakiensis genomic DNA:
- a CDS encoding TonB-dependent receptor: protein MKKNLRFLIALGALMVVVSSPILAQVTTSSFSGVVVDDQGKPLPGATVMAVHQPTGTKYGVITRTNGRYNIPNVRIGGPYKIEASFVGFDTQTKEGFMLTLGKNQAVNFDMKENTRALDDLVVTAGSSEINPDRTGAATVISNDQLIKIPTISRSAGDIYKLTPSSDGNSFGGRNDQFNNFSLDGSIFNNPFGLDAATPGGQSNAQPISLDAIEQIQVSLAPYDVTQAGFTGAAVNAVTKSGTNEFKGTAFAFYRNQDLTGSKVSGDEIFVPDLNQIQAGFSVGGPIIKDKLFFFANFELERREDLGSNFTASRPGSTGDNVSRISATDLNAVSDILRTRYGYETGPFEGYTHDTNNQKGILKLDWNINDKHTLTATYNFLDAFREQNAHPSALGRRGPDALTLQFFNSGYRINNKIHSGIVELRSLFSSKHSNKLQVGFTKFTDSRDPFSEPFPVVNILQSGLRGIIAGHEPFSINNKLDQSVFQFTDNFEIYTGDHTITIGTSFEKFQFDNSFNLGVYEPFGVTYPGGTFENGFTSVADFLAFVNAGSLDPIVDFARTTFADNNANNSWALAETNVGQLAFYVQDKWALNDRMTLTYGVRVDKPLFFDTDEKIQENIDRKGGLLDPANGIFTGSYAPSVIYYDENNEPVQFDHTELPTNKPLISPRIGFNWDVNGDQSFQLRGGSGLFTGRFPFVWLGNQVANPDFFFYTVTDPDFQFPQVWRTNIGYDRSFGDGWFVTTDLIYTKDINAMMVRNFGLRTPTGFLSGVDNRAYYLPTDKSIDPFGNVGQNAYVFTSESTGRSINWTIEVKKQFSNGIYATLGYNYLDAKDISSIEAEISGDAFERNAAVNNVNTSALSPSLYGNRHRFVATANKAFEYGGGKWKTTVSLFAEYAEGGRYSYTYAGDANGDGSVLNDLIYVPRADELFDYNFFGDAILQGIQRSAFNNFINQDPYLSSRRGQYAERNAALSPWYGRWDMRVLQDYNLPNGKTLQFSLDVLNVGNMLNSDWGVRQNPLSVQPISITVNQSTLEPTYTFVTNQRETFVDDFSLLSRWQVQLGLRYIF from the coding sequence ATGAAAAAAAACTTAAGATTCTTGATAGCACTTGGCGCTCTTATGGTAGTTGTTTCAAGTCCTATCCTTGCCCAAGTCACTACTTCATCCTTTAGTGGAGTTGTTGTTGATGATCAAGGTAAGCCTCTACCGGGAGCCACCGTTATGGCTGTTCATCAACCGACGGGAACCAAATATGGCGTCATTACAAGGACAAATGGACGCTACAATATTCCTAATGTTAGAATTGGCGGGCCATATAAAATCGAAGCATCGTTTGTTGGTTTTGATACCCAGACAAAAGAGGGTTTCATGTTAACGCTGGGAAAAAATCAGGCGGTCAATTTTGATATGAAGGAGAATACAAGGGCTTTAGACGATCTTGTGGTAACCGCTGGATCATCAGAAATTAATCCAGACCGAACTGGAGCAGCTACTGTCATTTCGAACGATCAATTGATCAAAATACCGACTATTAGTCGATCGGCAGGAGATATTTACAAACTAACACCTTCTTCAGATGGAAATTCATTCGGCGGTAGAAACGACCAGTTTAATAACTTTTCTTTAGATGGATCCATTTTTAACAATCCTTTTGGTTTAGACGCAGCTACACCTGGTGGCCAGTCGAACGCTCAGCCAATCTCATTGGACGCCATTGAGCAAATTCAAGTATCACTAGCTCCATATGATGTAACACAAGCTGGTTTTACTGGTGCAGCCGTAAATGCGGTGACCAAATCTGGTACAAACGAGTTTAAAGGGACAGCATTTGCCTTTTACAGGAATCAAGACCTTACGGGTAGTAAGGTGAGTGGGGATGAGATTTTTGTTCCAGATTTGAATCAAATACAAGCTGGTTTTAGCGTTGGCGGCCCGATAATTAAGGATAAACTGTTCTTCTTTGCTAATTTTGAATTAGAAAGACGAGAAGATCTCGGTTCTAATTTTACAGCTTCGAGACCTGGCAGTACAGGTGATAATGTTTCTAGAATTTCTGCTACCGATCTTAATGCCGTTAGTGATATTTTGAGAACGCGCTATGGATATGAAACCGGACCTTTTGAAGGCTATACTCATGACACGAACAATCAAAAAGGCATTTTAAAACTTGATTGGAATATCAATGACAAGCATACACTTACTGCGACTTACAACTTCTTAGACGCCTTTAGAGAGCAAAATGCCCACCCTTCAGCCTTGGGGCGTAGAGGACCAGATGCACTAACACTTCAATTCTTTAACTCAGGTTATAGAATAAATAATAAAATTCATTCTGGAATAGTAGAGTTAAGGTCACTATTTAGCAGTAAACATTCTAACAAACTGCAAGTTGGATTTACCAAGTTTACAGACTCTAGAGATCCATTTAGTGAGCCATTCCCAGTTGTTAATATTCTTCAGTCTGGACTAAGAGGCATAATTGCGGGGCACGAACCATTCTCGATTAATAATAAACTAGACCAGAGTGTATTTCAGTTTACCGATAATTTCGAGATATATACAGGAGATCATACCATCACGATTGGTACCTCCTTTGAAAAATTTCAATTCGATAATTCATTCAATTTAGGTGTTTACGAGCCATTTGGAGTCACCTATCCAGGAGGAACTTTTGAAAACGGTTTTACTAGTGTGGCGGACTTCTTAGCATTTGTAAATGCTGGTAGTTTAGATCCTATTGTAGATTTTGCTAGAACAACCTTTGCCGATAATAATGCGAACAATAGCTGGGCATTGGCCGAAACGAATGTCGGTCAGTTGGCTTTTTATGTGCAAGATAAATGGGCTCTAAACGATCGCATGACTTTAACGTATGGAGTTCGTGTCGACAAGCCATTGTTTTTTGATACTGATGAGAAGATTCAAGAAAACATAGATAGAAAAGGAGGGTTGCTTGACCCGGCTAACGGTATTTTCACAGGCTCATATGCACCAAGCGTAATATATTATGACGAGAATAATGAGCCTGTTCAGTTCGACCACACCGAACTGCCTACAAACAAACCGTTAATTTCACCGAGAATTGGGTTTAATTGGGATGTAAACGGAGATCAGTCTTTTCAACTAAGGGGAGGAAGTGGTTTGTTCACCGGCCGTTTCCCATTTGTTTGGTTAGGAAACCAAGTAGCTAACCCAGACTTTTTCTTTTACACAGTTACCGATCCGGACTTTCAATTTCCGCAAGTATGGAGAACTAACATAGGGTATGATCGATCATTTGGCGATGGTTGGTTCGTGACAACAGACCTGATCTATACCAAGGATATCAATGCCATGATGGTGAGGAACTTTGGCTTAAGAACGCCGACTGGATTCCTTTCGGGGGTGGATAATAGAGCTTATTATTTACCTACTGATAAGTCCATCGATCCATTCGGAAATGTGGGCCAAAACGCTTACGTATTCACTAGCGAAAGCACTGGTAGAAGTATTAACTGGACCATTGAGGTCAAGAAACAATTTAGCAATGGTATATATGCCACTCTTGGCTATAACTACCTTGATGCCAAGGATATTAGCTCTATTGAAGCAGAAATTTCAGGCGATGCTTTTGAAAGAAATGCAGCGGTAAATAATGTCAATACATCGGCATTGAGCCCATCGCTTTATGGAAACAGGCATAGATTTGTTGCTACGGCAAATAAAGCCTTTGAGTACGGTGGTGGTAAATGGAAAACAACAGTCTCACTTTTTGCAGAATATGCAGAAGGAGGCCGATATAGCTATACGTATGCAGGTGATGCCAATGGTGATGGCTCGGTTTTAAACGACCTTATTTATGTCCCTCGTGCCGATGAACTATTTGACTATAATTTCTTTGGTGATGCAATTCTACAAGGAATCCAGAGGTCTGCCTTTAATAACTTCATCAATCAAGACCCTTATTTGAGTAGCCGTAGAGGACAATATGCAGAAAGAAACGCCGCTTTGAGTCCTTGGTATGGCCGATGGGATATGAGAGTTTTACAAGACTATAATTTACCTAACGGAAAAACTCTTCAGTTCTCCTTAGATGTGCTAAACGTGGGTAACATGCTCAATTCTGATTGGGGCGTGAGACAAAATCCATTGAGCGTTCAACCAATTTCCATTACGGTTAACCAAAGTACATTGGAACCGACTTACACTTTTGTAACAAACCAAAGAGAGACATTTGTAGATGACTTTAGTTTGTTGTCTAGATGGCAGGTGCAATTAGGACTTAGATATATTTTCTAG
- a CDS encoding DUF3820 family protein, which produces MEAKANGQILKELVVVKMPFGKYKGRTLCDLPISYLEWFAGKGFPSGKLGMQISTIYEIKLNGLGHLLEPLKMNQRK; this is translated from the coding sequence ATGGAAGCGAAAGCAAACGGACAAATTCTAAAAGAACTGGTAGTTGTAAAAATGCCTTTTGGAAAATACAAAGGGAGAACGCTTTGCGATCTCCCTATATCTTACCTTGAATGGTTTGCGGGAAAGGGTTTCCCTTCTGGAAAGCTCGGCATGCAGATTTCTACCATTTATGAAATAAAATTGAATGGACTAGGCCATTTACTCGAGCCCCTAAAAATGAACCAAAGAAAGTAG
- a CDS encoding type II toxin-antitoxin system HipA family toxin has product MAVIRVKIWDELVGAVLWDERRQAASFEFASSFVSKGIDLAPLTMPLGDLQRGERLFSFPNLNPNTYSGLPGLLSDSLPDAFGNQVIRSWLSSYRRSAESINPIEKLSYVGVRGMGALEFEPSSTPFGKQTRDIAVESLLTLTNKVLDDRQSLNLNLSKDEEKAMKDLIRVGTSAGGQRPKAIIGLNEKTHKIKSGQFLLPKDFSYYILKFDGVDAGGLGDPVGYGRIEMAYYLMAKACGIEMMPSRLLEENGRAHFMTKRFDRGRTGEKVHMQTLCAMAHYDFMQPAAYGYEDAMADMRELGLPYHDFEQQYIRMLFNVIARNQDDHTKNIAFLLEKGGEWRLSPAYDVNWAFNPNGQWTSSHQMTIKGKRSNFSQSDLIEFGKEQSIKNPEEHLDRVKNIVGNWSDYAKETGVSNDRISAIGKTHRLNL; this is encoded by the coding sequence ATGGCTGTTATCAGGGTGAAAATATGGGATGAACTGGTAGGAGCGGTTCTTTGGGACGAACGTCGACAGGCGGCTTCTTTCGAGTTTGCATCATCTTTCGTAAGCAAAGGTATCGACTTGGCACCTTTAACCATGCCATTAGGGGATTTACAACGGGGAGAACGGCTTTTTTCATTCCCAAACTTGAATCCTAATACTTATAGTGGATTACCCGGCTTGTTATCTGATTCATTGCCCGATGCTTTTGGAAATCAAGTAATTCGTTCTTGGCTGAGTTCCTACAGAAGGTCAGCTGAATCCATTAACCCCATTGAAAAATTGAGCTATGTTGGTGTACGCGGCATGGGTGCTTTAGAGTTTGAACCTTCAAGTACTCCTTTTGGTAAGCAAACGCGAGATATAGCAGTAGAGTCTTTACTCACGCTGACTAACAAGGTGCTAGATGACAGGCAGTCTTTAAACCTTAACCTGAGCAAGGATGAGGAAAAAGCCATGAAAGACTTAATTAGAGTTGGTACATCTGCCGGTGGTCAGCGTCCCAAAGCGATTATTGGGCTCAATGAAAAGACTCACAAGATTAAATCTGGGCAGTTTCTTTTACCAAAAGACTTTTCCTACTACATCTTAAAGTTTGACGGAGTGGATGCTGGTGGATTAGGTGATCCGGTTGGTTATGGTAGAATTGAAATGGCTTATTATTTAATGGCCAAAGCCTGTGGTATAGAAATGATGCCCAGTAGATTATTAGAAGAAAATGGTCGAGCTCATTTTATGACTAAACGTTTTGACCGTGGGCGTACTGGAGAAAAGGTTCACATGCAGACGCTATGCGCAATGGCACATTATGATTTTATGCAACCAGCGGCGTATGGCTATGAAGATGCAATGGCCGATATGCGTGAATTGGGCTTGCCTTATCATGATTTTGAGCAACAATACATCAGGATGCTATTTAACGTGATTGCTCGTAATCAAGATGATCACACCAAGAATATAGCTTTCTTGCTTGAAAAAGGAGGGGAATGGAGGCTATCGCCAGCCTATGACGTGAATTGGGCATTCAACCCTAACGGACAATGGACAAGTTCGCATCAAATGACTATTAAAGGAAAACGCTCTAATTTTTCACAAAGTGATTTAATCGAATTTGGTAAGGAACAGTCCATCAAGAATCCTGAGGAACATCTGGACAGGGTGAAAAACATTGTTGGCAATTGGTCTGATTATGCAAAAGAGACGGGCGTTTCTAATGATAGAATCAGCGCCATTGGTAAAACTCACAGACTTAACCTCTAA
- a CDS encoding serine hydrolase domain-containing protein gives MKKSQSIIILLLVFIYANVGFAQTYFPPKNTWESRTPESMGVNATTLSEAVAYAEANEYSGSKDSRVASLIGFRSEPFHEILGPMRERGGPAGVILKGGYIIAQWGDVDRVDMTHSVTKSYLSTTAGLAIDKGLIRNVMDKAGDYVWDGTFDGEHNSKVTWHTLLNQSSAWSGELFGLQDWADRPPRSGGLDDWRFKKPVEPGTVMEYNDVRVNVLAYSLLHVWRKPLPQVLKEHIMDPIGASTTWRWYGYDNSWVNVDGVKMQSVTGGGHSGGGVFISAMDHARFGLLFLNDGNWNGKQLISKEWVEKVQVSSEANQSYGYLWWLNKGRRKWKDVEDESIYYAAGFGGNFIVVDKKNDLVIVTRWLEPNKIGEMVKRVRAAM, from the coding sequence ATGAAAAAATCCCAGTCGATAATCATCCTGCTTTTAGTATTTATTTACGCAAATGTCGGTTTTGCACAGACTTATTTCCCTCCTAAGAATACCTGGGAATCAAGAACACCAGAGTCAATGGGAGTGAATGCAACGACCTTGTCTGAAGCCGTGGCCTATGCGGAAGCAAATGAGTATTCAGGTTCGAAGGATTCCCGAGTCGCTTCGTTGATCGGTTTTAGGTCGGAGCCGTTTCACGAGATTTTAGGTCCAATGAGAGAAAGAGGTGGCCCTGCTGGCGTAATTCTTAAGGGAGGTTATATAATAGCACAGTGGGGTGATGTGGATCGCGTAGATATGACGCATAGTGTTACTAAAAGTTATTTGTCAACCACGGCTGGGCTTGCCATCGACAAGGGGTTGATTAGAAATGTAATGGACAAGGCTGGTGATTATGTTTGGGATGGTACGTTTGATGGAGAACATAACAGTAAGGTTACCTGGCATACTTTACTAAATCAGTCTTCGGCATGGTCAGGCGAACTTTTTGGGTTGCAGGATTGGGCCGATCGCCCTCCAAGAAGCGGTGGTTTGGATGATTGGAGGTTCAAAAAACCTGTTGAGCCAGGAACTGTCATGGAGTATAATGACGTGAGAGTGAATGTTTTGGCCTATTCGTTATTACATGTTTGGCGAAAGCCATTGCCTCAAGTCCTTAAAGAGCATATTATGGATCCAATCGGTGCCTCAACCACTTGGAGATGGTATGGTTATGATAATTCTTGGGTTAACGTAGATGGGGTTAAAATGCAATCAGTCACGGGAGGAGGACACTCTGGAGGAGGCGTTTTTATTAGTGCCATGGACCATGCCCGATTTGGCTTGCTTTTTCTTAATGATGGTAACTGGAATGGCAAACAATTGATTTCGAAAGAATGGGTTGAAAAAGTTCAAGTTTCCTCCGAAGCAAACCAGAGCTATGGTTACTTATGGTGGTTAAATAAAGGCAGAAGAAAGTGGAAAGACGTAGAAGATGAGTCCATCTATTATGCTGCAGGGTTTGGAGGTAATTTTATTGTGGTTGATAAGAAGAACGATCTCGTAATTGTTACCCGATGGCTTGAGCCCAATAAGATAGGAGAGATGGTAAAGCGTGTGAGAGCGGCAATGTAA
- a CDS encoding SRPBCC family protein encodes MPKTNIQRSKQINAPVEKVFPLLNDFNHWPAWSPWLIMEPGVSVTVREDAKYYKWKGNRTGQGNMTITGEVPNESIDYDLEFLTPWKSQAKVRFELKPNADGCEVTWYMFGSLPFFMFWMKKMMEAFVGMDYERGLNLLKEYAEDGAVKSKLEFKGETSFEGTHYVGVNSTCNMDRIGEQMANDFGKLHGFMQGNEGVTFGNAFCIYHKWDMVKGQVNYTACIGTDGAVSTSNGLTTGQVPASKMYVLRHVGPYEHLGNAWSTLESMKRAKEFKHAKGIHPFEVYVNDPQEVSPEDLITDVYFAIK; translated from the coding sequence ATGCCAAAAACCAATATTCAACGATCAAAGCAGATCAATGCACCTGTCGAAAAAGTTTTCCCTTTACTGAATGATTTTAACCACTGGCCTGCATGGTCGCCTTGGTTAATTATGGAACCTGGTGTTTCTGTTACAGTTCGAGAAGACGCAAAGTATTACAAATGGAAAGGTAATCGGACGGGGCAGGGTAATATGACGATCACGGGTGAAGTGCCCAATGAGTCGATTGACTATGATCTAGAATTCTTGACACCATGGAAATCTCAAGCAAAAGTGAGGTTTGAACTTAAGCCTAACGCCGACGGATGTGAGGTGACTTGGTACATGTTTGGTAGCCTACCTTTTTTCATGTTTTGGATGAAAAAGATGATGGAGGCGTTTGTAGGTATGGATTATGAAAGAGGGCTTAACCTCTTAAAAGAATATGCTGAAGATGGTGCGGTTAAGTCTAAACTTGAATTTAAGGGTGAGACTAGTTTTGAAGGGACACATTATGTTGGTGTGAACTCTACTTGTAATATGGATCGTATTGGTGAGCAAATGGCAAATGACTTTGGTAAGCTTCATGGCTTTATGCAGGGGAATGAAGGTGTGACATTTGGCAATGCATTTTGTATTTATCATAAATGGGATATGGTAAAAGGCCAAGTGAATTACACTGCGTGTATTGGAACAGATGGCGCCGTGAGTACATCGAATGGATTAACTACTGGACAAGTGCCAGCATCAAAGATGTATGTACTGCGGCATGTTGGACCTTATGAGCACCTTGGTAATGCATGGAGTACGCTTGAGTCAATGAAGAGAGCCAAAGAGTTTAAACACGCTAAGGGGATACATCCTTTTGAGGTTTATGTGAATGATCCACAAGAAGTATCACCAGAAGATTTAATAACAGATGTCTATTTTGCTATAAAATAA
- a CDS encoding helix-turn-helix domain-containing protein: MNWKRMTDQAIIEVLGERVKQQRINKRYTQKELAEIAGVNTNTIQNIEYGRSVSLSIFIQVLRALKLLDQLDSFLPDQGPSPMMVMEEQAQYQKRVRKPKK, translated from the coding sequence ATGAATTGGAAAAGAATGACGGACCAAGCAATTATAGAAGTGCTTGGAGAAAGGGTTAAACAGCAAAGGATAAATAAGCGGTATACACAAAAAGAACTGGCAGAAATTGCTGGAGTAAATACTAATACCATCCAGAATATAGAATATGGGCGTTCTGTAAGTCTTAGCATCTTTATTCAGGTGTTAAGGGCGTTAAAGTTATTAGATCAGCTTGACTCATTTCTCCCAGACCAAGGCCCCAGCCCAATGATGGTGATGGAAGAACAGGCTCAATATCAAAAAAGGGTACGTAAACCGAAGAAATAA
- a CDS encoding TolC family protein, with the protein MTKKSLIIFCLSLGFSLQLSAQNPLSKAEAIRLVMENNFDIRLSENDIKIAENNTSILNTGYLPTLNGTAGITYNSESISAVFRSGDPTDINGAKSDNRTANLNLNYVLFDGFNRKYNLERNKENLNIAQLNAKATLETTLFNLFNAYYDVARNQLQVESLKETLEISKERLVRTNYGFEYGRSTRLDVSNAEVDINNDSINYLNAVQTLGNAKRNLNLVLANSIDDDYDVDTTLLFQNNLQRETLEEALKTGNVQLALARSGILISEYDEQINKARFLPTLSLNGSYNYRLGNNNPASFLISSTTRGVSYGANLSWNLFDGGASQTAIRNTRVSRDSQELLLAQTTEQISLNFENAWADYENRAFNVRAQMNNLKTNELNFERTKEQFKLGRVTSIDFRTAQSNLLNARISLIQARYDAKLAELTLFQLIGKIQEANF; encoded by the coding sequence ATGACTAAGAAGAGCTTGATTATTTTTTGCCTAAGCTTAGGCTTTAGTCTCCAGTTAAGCGCTCAGAATCCTTTATCAAAAGCTGAGGCCATACGACTGGTCATGGAGAATAATTTTGACATTCGTTTATCGGAAAACGACATCAAAATTGCCGAGAACAATACGAGTATTCTCAATACAGGTTACTTGCCAACATTAAATGGTACTGCAGGAATAACCTACAACAGCGAAAGCATTAGCGCAGTATTTAGAAGCGGCGATCCAACAGATATCAACGGAGCAAAATCGGACAATAGAACCGCAAATCTAAACTTGAACTACGTCCTTTTTGATGGTTTTAATAGGAAATATAACCTCGAGCGTAACAAAGAAAACCTCAATATTGCGCAATTAAATGCAAAGGCAACACTTGAGACCACCCTATTCAACCTATTCAATGCTTACTACGATGTAGCCAGAAACCAATTACAAGTAGAAAGCCTGAAAGAAACATTAGAAATATCAAAAGAACGGCTTGTAAGGACTAATTATGGCTTTGAATATGGTCGAAGTACGCGACTGGACGTGTCAAACGCAGAAGTTGATATTAATAATGATAGCATCAATTATTTGAATGCAGTACAAACCCTAGGCAACGCTAAGCGAAATCTAAACTTAGTCCTAGCCAATAGTATTGATGATGACTATGATGTAGACACTACCCTGCTATTCCAAAATAATTTGCAGAGAGAAACTTTAGAAGAAGCATTGAAAACGGGCAATGTTCAATTGGCCTTAGCGCGTTCGGGAATACTTATTTCTGAATACGACGAGCAAATTAATAAAGCGCGATTCTTACCTACTCTAAGTTTAAATGGATCTTATAACTACCGATTGGGAAACAATAACCCTGCTTCATTCTTAATTTCAAGTACCACTAGAGGCGTGTCTTATGGTGCAAATTTATCATGGAATTTGTTTGACGGTGGTGCGTCACAAACAGCCATTAGAAATACTAGAGTCAGTAGAGATTCACAAGAACTTTTATTAGCTCAAACCACCGAGCAAATCAGCCTAAATTTTGAAAATGCGTGGGCAGATTATGAAAATCGAGCTTTTAATGTCCGAGCTCAAATGAATAATCTCAAAACGAATGAATTAAACTTCGAAAGAACAAAGGAACAATTCAAATTGGGAAGAGTGACATCAATTGATTTCAGAACCGCACAAAGCAACTTACTCAATGCACGTATTAGTCTAATTCAAGCCAGATATGATGCAAAACTCGCTGAACTGACACTTTTCCAATTGATCGGTAAGATTCAAGAAGCCAATTTTTAA